agaaagaagaacacCCCCCGCTCATGTGTATTCATGCACACACTACCAAGAGGTTTAGGAGctcctgctttaaatatatggcatgtACACAGCCTTATTTGGGCCTCTTTATCCTGGCTTTTCACACTTGAGATGCATATTTTTAGGCCCCATCTTATTTCTGTGATTTTAAGTTGTTTCAAACTATTCACTAAATCTGTTTTAAGTGTCCCCTGCCCTGGGATATTAGGATGAAGGGTGGGtaaacaacaggcagaaaaatgatTAAGGGGTTCACCAAGATGCTCAGCAGTTTTCAAATGGTCTGAGAGTGGAAAGTTTGGAAATcagtgttgttgacaaagcaacaTCTGGGAGATCCTTGGCCACGGCTGATCCCAGAACGGAAATGGGCGTGGAGAGCAACAGATAGCCAGAGGCTGCAGGAAAATAATAGAAGTCATTGCAGCAGCTGCTCGCCTCCCAATTCTGGGAAGCGCAAAGCGAGTCCATCGTGTGGTGAGCAGGCTCTCCCAAAAAAACTTTCCTGCCCACCCCAGGGACTCCCGAGGCATGAGGTTCTGCACCCCCTAACAAAAGCTTGCCcccacaacaaaaatcctggctacgcccatgtcccGAGTTGTTTGGCCACAGCATATTACGGACCCAGGTAGCGTAGATTACACTTGCTGAAAGCCTAGAGAGATTTCCTTTCCACTCTGAAGACAAGGCAGCAGGAACACCAAGTCGATAGTAAGGGATCAGAAAAGGAGGGGTGCACATCGCCACCTGCTTGTTGAATACAATAAGGGGGGTTCCGTTTCCTCCGTTTCTACTTGCTACAACTGGAAGCAGGTGGCTTCCAAGTGGGCTCAGTGTGCAATTACGTCCCCCTCGCTCCACCGCTGCGCTCCTTCGGTTTCGTCTTCTCCAAATGAGGCTCAGGGAAGCGCCCGTCCCAGTCCCAAGGCGGGacccgctctctctctccccctccctccctcctctctcccctctgcTGAATCCCTTCGCCACTCGGCCGTGGGCAGCGCAGAGAACTGTACACGATGCAGAGCGCTCCACACCACCCCGTCGCCATCCACATGCAGCCCCACAGCGGATATGAGCCGAGCGCGCCGCCGTATCCCTCCTGCGCCGGAGGGGTCGCCGCCCCGCCGCCCCGGGACCATGTGCTGTGGTCCCTGTTCAGCTTCTCGTTCCTGAACGCCTGCTGCCTCGGCTTCGCGGCGCTCGTCTACTCCATCAAGGTGAGGGAGCGCACGAGGGCTGTGCGGGTCTCCTCTCTGTAGCCACTGCAGTCTTCACTTATCTCTCTCCCCGTGACTGGGTAGTATTTCTTTCTTGCTTTTATGTTTCGTTTACTGGAGCATTCACCTATCTTTGTGAGGCAGttctttctctttattttctCTGTCTCCCATCCTAGGCTCACTACCACTTTGCGTTCCTATCTCGGCAGGCTTTATACCTCTATTCGTTCATTAGACAGgttgaatgatgatgatgatgatatttataccccacccatctgactgggtttcccctgccactttgggcggcttacagcatatataaaacataataaattatCAAAGTTCAACAGATGCAGGTTCCCAACGGTTTGTTTTAAGAAACACtttacctgttgaatttctgtccgCCATACAGCTCTAATATACATATGAGCCCTGAAAAGTGTCAACTCTTAACAAGCACTTAAAGGATTGTTCTCcacctccctctttcctttcaaGTTTCCCCAGAAACCCCTGAAAGTACATTATGAAAACTTGTACACCATGCTTATAACAGGATACATCTGTAAAACGTGTTCTTATTAAGTGATCCACAAGTTAGTAGAAAAACCTTCGGAACTGGTCTTTGGTTTTCTGGAGTATTTGTGAGTCGAGGGCCCTGGCTGGTTGCTCTGGGTGAGAGTGGGGGGCAGGGACTGGGGCCAAGAAGATGGGGCAACTTATATTGAAAGTTGCTCCTATCTCTAGTCCACAGACATGTGCATCTTGCCACCATGCTGCAAGTCGTTTCTGTTGCATGTGGATTATGATTCTAACCAATGCAGTTAGTGTTGAGGAGTGTGTGTTTTGATAAGATTAGACAATCATGGAAAGTTTATTGGAGCTTTAGGCGTTCAGCATGTACAAATATATGTCCATTGTGAATTTTCATAATTAATACTGTTAAAaattctcttctctcccctttcAGTCTAGGGATTACAAAGTGCTTGGATATTCTGAAATTGCGGCTACCTATGGCAGGACCTCCAAGTGTCTGAACATCGCTGCTCTGATACTGAGCATCATATTCTTCATCGTTTTCATCATCTTCGTCGTTCGCTACAATGCATAGCAGCAATGGTGTAGATGAAGAGGAATGGCCACTGAATGTTGGCTCAGTGGCAAAGTGTGTGCAGAATATTTTCCCCAGCGTTATAGCACTTCTTGTAAGCTTTTGTTGACTTTTCTTCTCTGAGGGTACCCACCCTACTCTTTCACTTGCAAGGAAGGAGGCATTCTACATGACACCTGGTACATCCTGCATTTCTGGAGATATAAAGGTCTCAGCACTGTTTGCCACGAAGGTGGAAGAGAGACTCTGATGTCATCTTCAACTTTGCCATCCAGTTTGAGACTTTTATTGAGAAAATAAAGTGTTTGTATGAGTGTTTTTTCTTTGTCCAAGATTCGAATTTGTGGCCTTGCCTCTTTCTGTTACTCATGAGATCTAAGCAGTATTTTTTATTATCTGTTTTCTACTTCAACAGGTTTATCACTCAAGATGTACACTGGGAGTTTTTCTTTATTGAAACATGAATTATGGGATGAATTTTGAGCAAATAAAACTAAGTCCTTATTCTGTGTGAACATTTTCTTGATAAAATCATTGAACATTTTTCAGGATCTAAAACATTGAGACTCCCCTTTGTATAGTTCTCCAGCATTAATGCTTTACAGGCCTACATGCATACATTATCATgacttttaaatgaataaataaataaataggggggAAATTAACTGGGGGACCATTAATTTAATGGAACCAAATGAAAGAGCATGATTTTGTATGTATGGTAACTAAAAGGGTGTCAGATGTAAGAAATCATTCTTCTGTGTACTTTCAGCCTAGAATTAAACCACTAAAGAAagcacatttcttcttctttggtgattgcTTGTAGCCaagaaagattgtcttccatgaaaacggtcttaatagtgagtctgtaagtgactgggaggccaattctggatccacacgtccttccacagtggggacataggtttcctggagggagttgatcacagtaagggtttgccaaacatgccttcttcTTACCTCGtttctccttctttctctgggtttgTGCTGCTTCAAAGTccataacacctttggtaaaggctgctctccagCTGGAGTGCTCACCACAGGCCAgagtttcccagttatcagtgcttatgttacatttttttagatttgccttgagagcgtctttaaacc
The nucleotide sequence above comes from Podarcis raffonei isolate rPodRaf1 chromosome 1, rPodRaf1.pri, whole genome shotgun sequence. Encoded proteins:
- the LOC128417447 gene encoding dispanin subfamily A member 2b-like; translation: MQSAPHHPVAIHMQPHSGYEPSAPPYPSCAGGVAAPPPRDHVLWSLFSFSFLNACCLGFAALVYSIKSRDYKVLGYSEIAATYGRTSKCLNIAALILSIIFFIVFIIFVVRYNA